CTTTCGTTGAGTTGGGGTCTATCGGAGCGCCTCTCTCCCTTAAGATAGGGATAAGATCTAAATACACACTACCCTTCTCATACCCCACTTGTAGAATTATACTGCGTTTGTTGTTTTTATTAATTGCGGATAATAATTACCAATATCATTATTTATAACGATTTTTGTTGGCATGAAATCCACATGAAactattttatttaaaaattttcATTATGATTGGCTAGAAAAATCCCAGTGAGGGTGACTAATTTGAGCTTAGGAAATAAATACCTTGCCGTTGGAGATTCTCAGTATTGAAGAAGACAATAATGACCAAGTTCTTCAAAATCAGGGGCAAACTCGGACAATTTCACATAATTCAAGATTAAAGTCGAATTCCCTAATAAAAAAAGCCTGATATATTGGAAAACTTCTACTGTTAGTTAATAAGCGCAAATCTAACCTATTTTCGTAACCACAAGAGTAAATCTAACCCCAACTATGAACAAAGGGCAATTTAAATCATTTCAAAGTTCAGGGGCATATTCGGTGCTTTGCctattataaaataaattaaaactcaaaatctaatctctttagatttaaagaccaaaaaaaatctttaaaatattttttcgTATTTGAGTATTAGAAAAGAATTAATTCGTAAATTTAATGAGGTCTTTACGACCATGCACAAATTTGTAAATACGGAGTCACTTCACGAGCCAACTAAGAATATCAATATAAACGACATGAATAGGTTGACTCTGTAACTATACAAGTTACTTCTTCTTCAATGAATTAAAATCACATTATTCAAAAGAATAACATTGATATTACACTATTTCTGTCACATTATTCAAGAGTATAAAATTACACTATAAATTTGACGGTTTACCTCCTCATCGGTTCCTTTGAAAAGTTTTATATGTTTATTTATAGTAATTAGATTCACGTATTTGTAAGTTTTGCTTATTTTAAATCATATGTACTTGATTTCAATTGCTGTCCATACTTGCAATTATGGGAGCGATGATAAGAAGACACAATTATCATAAATCTTGCCATTTTCTTTTCAACAATCCGAAAGAGTAAATATCTGTTTAATCTCAGGTGCGCGTGCAATTGTATTTATAGTTTCATATATACATATGTACAAGTCTCTTCTTTAacttttcatatttgttttaaattatttcACTTGGATCTTTTAAGATTAAGAATAGAGTTGAGTTCTTTGTAAGACAACAATTTACTCAAGTCTCTTTTATGATTTAACATGGTTTCTAGATCTAATGAATTGACATATTTCCACAAAATCTGCAAACAAAATTTCTAATTAGACTATAATCATAAAAGGGTCAAATCTTTTCTATTAATTCCTATAATCAGGATGTCCTTATAATTTTCAATCACCATGAAGGGAATTTTAACTTTTCAGTTTCCGTTGTGTAAATTATAATTGAATTCACCATTTAATTCGATAATTTTATTTGAACTAGCTTATTAATTAAACTCTATAAAATACTATTGCTAATGTGATGCTTCAATTGGTTAATGCGATTTCCCAATTAGTAATTAATCGAatatgaaaaataagaaaactgACTTTAATAATGTAGTCAATCTATTGTTTAACTTTTGTATTTCATTTGGGATGTGATTTATTCTATCTTTTATGTTTTTATGAAGGAAAAATGTTATTAACGTTTCTTCATAATTTGCATTGTTGATACAATAAATTTACTTTAAGTCTTTCACAAATTTAAGAATTTTGCTGTGTGCAATTTGTGTCCATCTTCGTTATATTTAACATTTTCCGTTACAAGTAAAGTGCCAATTTTTTTTCTATTGATGTTACTGCATTTCCAaaattttaaaatcataaaatcagaaagtttttctcttcTAGTTACATTCACATTTACTTTAGTAAGcttattaaaatattttctaattcaACTTAAATTTCAGATCTGGTTATTATTAAGTTGAATGCTTGATTTCAACTATTGATAACATATTTTCCTTTTCAAGTTAAATggtatatttatttatatttgtgCAAGTAAAGAATTTGATTTGTTACTGTAAAAGATTGAAAGTCTTTGGTACGTAACCAGTGTTTCATCAATTTATGTTCACAATTGTTAATTATTATTTGGTATATTTAATTAAGTATATTAAATCAGTTACCTCTTTTAATATAAAATTTCAGATTTGATTGATGTTACTGAGGTGAAAATAATATTCCAAGTATCAAATCAATTTAAATTTTTTACTATAATTTTCAATATGAAGAAAATTACTTTCTAGTTTAATATTTGGCTAGAAATTCAATTACTATtgtcaataacttcttaaaatgcGTATATAAATACCCATGACACTATCTTTTTCTATAAGCCACTTTTATTGAAAACAATTgagcaataaattttattttattttagcaaTGGATAAGGAGAAGAAGACTGAAGGACGCCAATCAATTCCTATGGAAAGAATAGAAAACCCAGAGGATCGGTACACTACATTCTCTAAGCGTCGGTCGGGGTTATATAAAAAAGCGAGTAATTTGGTTGAAGAATGCGGCGTTGATATAGGAATAGCTCTTTTTTCGCCGGCTGGTAATCCATTTTCTTTTTTTCACCCAACGCCTAATATATTCTTGGATCATTTTGAGAATCCTAACATAGAATTGAGCGAAAGTACAAAACTTGTTGCTGCATATACACGAAATAATGTAAACCAAACGAATAATAGGATTAATGAGATTGAGACAATAGAAGAGGCTGCAAAAAGCAAAATGCTTTTACTTGAACAATTGAACAAAACTAGACAGATGGATTCACTGGAATCCATTGACCAGTTCAAAACAGATGATATAACCAAATATGAAGCTTGGTTAAAGGGCGCTGTCTTTGGCTTGGAAAATCGTTTAAAACAGCTAGAGAATGGAGCTTCATCTTCATCACAAGCACCTCCGAATAATGCAGATAACTCCCCTAGCACTTCAAATGAATAATTCTCAGATAATATTCGGAATTGTATGCGATAAAAACATGAATTTTTTTAAGTTCTTATGATTAGTGTGtgcttttaattctttttttttttttgcttcgtTTCAATGATGGTATGATTACATGTACTCTGCAATAGAttctattaataaaatatatTTGGACGCattattaatttgttttttttttaatcccCTTCTCACTCCTGCctatgttttttttttacttcataAATTAACCATCTTAAAAATTATGTTCACCAAAGCGTACATGAAAAGTGTTGTATGAACTTATTTATGTCCTATCATAATCatgtaattttatttatatatacaaattagTAAATATACCGTTTCAAAATTTTAATGGAAAAATGACACTACATAGCCGCTTTCAAAATAAtagtcgaatatatatatatatatatatatatatatatatatatatatatatatatacacacacacttttgcgattatatatttatatattctaagaaaaacacttttcaaaataagctgattttagaagtttggccaaacatgaaaaaattccGGGCTAAAATAGacaaaatgtgatgacccaaaaagtcatcacttattttagaaataatttctgtgttccgaggccttaaaacctcccttTTGTCTCacttcgatttgtgtgcgcagtccgggcgtgtatccggaaatccattatgtgaaaatctgtgaaaaatgataaattttgcttttaaaataaatttaagttgacttcggtcaacagtTTGGgtgaacggacccggacccatgatttgacagtcccggagggtccgtaggaaaatatgagacttgggcgtatgcccgaaattgaattccaaggtcccaagctcgagaaatgaatttttgaagaaaattgtttaactgaatttttttagagtttttggaaatttgaatgtatctgaaattgatggtatcgggcccgtatcttggttccggatcCCGGTACAAGTCATATATGGTGTTTAGATCGAgactgtaaaatttggtaagaaacggacttgaaatgacgtgaatcagaccctcagttgtgaaatttgaaacttaggtgttcttgagatttttctttgattttgatgctaaattcgttgttttagatgttaatttggcaatttgatcgcacgagtaaatccatatgatgtttttgagctagtatgcatatttggtttggagccccgagggctcgtgtCAGTTTTgtataggtttcgggatgtttttacacttagaaaagttgcaggttttcagtttctggtaTTCTGGAGTTTTgtacttcgcgttcgcggaaggactctcgcgaacgcgaagggtaagtcaggctgaaggacaattccttctacgcgaacgcgagaaccAGGACCCGAATGCGAAGCCTTGGGGGtgctacccttcgcgaacgcgaaggccttttCGCTGGGACAGGGGGAAAGGGATTTTTGTTCTACGTgaacgcggccactggcccgcgaacgcgaaggcttgagGAGCTAAAGCTCTGCGAATGCGAGCCACTAAATGCAAACACGAAGGCATTAGggcctgacccttcgcgaacgcgacaagcccttcatgaacgcgaagaaggcctgtTCAGTGAATTAAAAACAGTAGCAAAATCGGGATTGAGTCcataacttcatattttcaaaactagagagcattgaggcgattttcaaagaacaagttcttccccaaagtattggtatatgattctaaacctttttctttcgatttcctattgcatttcatcaatcttcatccaaatatctagggtttttatggtagaaattaggaatttgggtagagttagggctttttgattaattgggatttagacctcgttttggggtcggatttcaaaactaattgcatatttgggctcgtaggtgaatgggtgatcgagttttggttcgaacctcgagtttcgaccaagcgggcccggggtcgatttttgactttttgggaaaaatgatagaaaacctataattaagcattaggtatgaattctttagcatttattgatgttgttaaattaatttgggctagatacaaaTATTTTTGAGGTGAATTCTAAAAGAtaagtggtgtttgaggcttgagttggccgtggaagtttgaggtatgtgtttggtctaaccttagcttgagggattaggagttgtgtcttaattgctatgtgttaattgtggagtacgatgtataggcatggtgacgagtatctatacgtcagtgtcaagcatgcccgtgggtctagtgttgtaattgttgtgactccgttgagatttattcatgcttaatatgttgattatcattgttggttcccttgccgggatgttattatttatgatattgtctcccttgccgtgATATTATTGTTTataatattgtctcccttgtcgggatgttattgtttacgatattgtctcccttgccgggatgttattgtttacgatattgtctctcttgccgggatgttgttgttatacttttaTTCCCTTGCCAGAATTCTTTTGTAattgatgttgatttgtaaatgggaacggattgcacgcctgcaacgagatatatgaaatgggagcgggtggcacgctgccacgaaaatatttgaaatgggatcgggttgcacgcctgcaacaagatatgtgaaatgggagcgggttgcacgcctgcaacaacatatataaaatgggagcgggttgcacgcctgcaacaagatatatgaaatgggagcgggttgcacgcctgcaacgagatatatgaaatgagatcggattgcacgcttgcaacaagatatatgaaatggaagcgggttgcatgcctgcaacgagacACATggaatgggatcgggttgcactcctgcaacgagatatatgaaatgggatcgggttgcacgcctgcaacaagatatatgaaatgggagcgggttgtacgcctgcaacgagatacatgGAATGGGAtcggttgcacacctgcaacaagaaagaaatgaaagtgaatactgtGTTTATTTTCCTCATTATTGTTGGCAATTAAATTctggtttctttacattcctctttggTATGTTTTTATTTATCTCATACTCCCCGTAGCATGTCTTTAACTGTGAATATCTGCTTCTATttttcgctgtatatgatttaactacacaagtttatttggtagtctggtcctagcctcgtcactacttcaccgaggttaggctagacacttaccttcacgtggggtcggttgtgctgatactacactctgcactgtgtgcagatactggtaTCAGAGCGTTTGGACTGCAGTGAAGttactgccttcagtccaacaggcgacccgaggtagtcctgcagacgtccgcgggccttggcgtctccttctatcatttctttctgtttttacttattcagagacagattcgcgtatttctattcagactttatttgtagtactcttagacagtctgtgaaattgtgacaccaaattctgggtagagatgTATTTAGACTTTCGCagtttgtattaagttaaattatcatatttcgtcttccgcattatTATTGATATGTTGTTTTGAAATTATAAGGACTTAAAGACTTGAAAAGGGTAAATAAATTGGAATAGTTGacttgcctaactttcactagtaggtgccatcacgactcccgagggtgggaaatccgggtcgtgacacaaaaGTTGTGGGAAAAAGGGATGCTGATAAGAACTTATtggggttgaaaattgattaTATTAGAATTAGACTGAGGCgccatatttttcaaactttgggAAAGTTCACAAGCTATGTTCGTTTCCATGATGATAATCACTTTTGCTTTATTTAATTGGAGAGATTAAAGTTTTTTTTTGTCGTTAATCATTTCATAGCATTTTCATTTacctatctttttttttttttttgtttttgtttttagcaAAGTGATTAGGTTCATCTTTGATATGATAAAAcagaaatttggggatttggggGCAAAGAGCTATATCTCAGCCAACAACTAAAGTTATCAATCATAGTCTTGTTTGCTTATTAAAGTGTTCCTACTAATTAACATTGGGATTTGATCTCTAGGACCTTTAATTAAAACATTATTGACTGAGCAAAACAATATCTACAAAGGTTTAGGCCTCAATTAAACCTTGAATTTTGAAAGATAtcacatttattttaaaaaatgattCAAGGTTGGATAAGACTAAACTGTAGAAGTAAAATACGAATCATGCATCTTGCACTTGATATATGTTAATGAAGAGTGCACCATAACCTTTTTTGGATGCGAAATGTcaccaaaatatttttttagctACTATGGGTGGAATATATATGTCACGATCCAATTTCTCCTATAGACCGTAATGGCGCCCAACGCTATCGCTATGCAAGCCAATAGTAAACTAATTCTATGATCTTTTCTTTTATAAATTTGAAATAGTTGATTTTCAATTATTCTGAATTCAAGAAGTGAAAAAGTTAGTAAAATGAGAaagtaaacaatttttaaagcaatgaGATGAAGTAATTATTCAAAAACCAACAAGTGTCTAGCATAAATCtccaagatctggtgtcacaagtgtatgagctactagtagaatatataaaagaATACTACACTACTGTCTGAAGTGAATAGATAGAAAATAAGGCAAAAGAAAGACTTCGGCTGCTGCAGAACGGGCTCGGAAGGCAGCTCACCGCAGAGTCTCGTAGAAAATCAGAGATGCGCGCCGGACTGATATCTAGGTacacctgcctcaaatcctgcatatttagtgcagaagtatagcgtgagtacataaacaatatgtacccagtaagtatctagtctaacctcgaaaaagtagtgacgaggggtcgactccgacatttactatgggctaacaataaaataataaaattataactAAGCATGGACtatataaatacaactgaaaacgcaataacaataataaatgaATAATTCTTTCAATAATAGTAAGTCTCCATTAGTTTCCAACATATAACAAATTAATATCTCAAGCCAATGAAACAATATCAATTATAGTTGGGCTTCAGGAATTATTACGCACGAATTATTCCGAGGCCGTACGGCCAGATCCAACATACAAAtatataaattgtgcactgccgagggtcgaacgacacgaactatagatgcatctattctattACCGTGGCGTTCGGCCCGCTCCGCAAGAAGAGAAAATACTTTATAAATAACCGATTCAAAAATTATTAAGAGGCTAATATTCAAAGAAACATCAATTCTCATTGACGGTCAAGTAACCCGTCCAAAACTCAACCAAATGAAATTCGACGTTTTAAAATTCCTTTATCAAGTTCCGATATGACTTAAGCATTTAAATTAGCAAGTAGGGTGCAAATATCACATGATTTggatcctaaactacccggacataagcataattaaTAGCTACGTACGGACTTTCGTCACCTCGTGGGCACGTAGcacccacaaataggagcacatataaAATCAATTCACCTACGGGGTTAATTCTctattacaaggttagaaaagagacttacctcgtctcaagctTACTTTCCGGTCCAAAATCGTGctttaaaccctcaatttggtgccaaacgactcgaaactagtcaaatgttGCATAAATTAGTCAATACATGTTCAAAGTTCatattctgtcacgacccaaattttccaccctcgggagtcgtgatggcgcctactcgtagaagctaggcaagccagaaAAATTTAGAAATCTTTAACTACTTTATTTTAAGCCTTTTAACAACTTGTATTAACAGGTGacaaacatttaaataatagcggaagaTGAAATTAAACGGAAGACTTAGATGAAtataataccaaaatcgataCGAAAAGCCAACATATGTCTCTACCCAAAAACCGGTGTCACAACATTTACGGACCATCTATgactactacatacaaatgtctgaaggAAAGAAACGCAGTCTGTCTTGGATATAAgtgataacagaacataataatagatagaagagacgtcgggcctgcggacgcctgcaggactacctcggaatctctgtggactgaaggctggctcccaagctactgACCCAATGCTGCTCCAGTATCTGcatagagtgcagagtgtagcatcagcacaaccgaccccatgtgctggtaagtgtctggcctaaccccggcgaggtagtgacga
This genomic stretch from Nicotiana sylvestris chromosome 9, ASM39365v2, whole genome shotgun sequence harbors:
- the LOC104246954 gene encoding agamous-like MADS-box protein AGL61; the protein is MDKEKKTEGRQSIPMERIENPEDRYTTFSKRRSGLYKKASNLVEECGVDIGIALFSPAGNPFSFFHPTPNIFLDHFENPNIELSESTKLVAAYTRNNVNQTNNRINEIETIEEAAKSKMLLLEQLNKTRQMDSLESIDQFKTDDITKYEAWLKGAVFGLENRLKQLENGASSSSQAPPNNADNSPSTSNE